Proteins found in one Hypericibacter terrae genomic segment:
- a CDS encoding DUF1062 domain-containing protein has protein sequence MQSLLQVQWRVTPLKTPRPWLHCPRCDARTPFVSSGKFRVNAQKKRLDAWLVYRCARCEQSWNFPLLERCPVNGIEPATLRALTENDAALAWHHAFDLTRLGRHSSQIESFAELSVEKQLLSPRDGVATHAEIAIAAPYDCGVRLDKLLASEFGLSRSAIERLADAKALIVLPASRRTLKQGARDGQKITLDLGAPAFAEPSMLTRLWAAPSTPEAPRP, from the coding sequence ATGCAATCCCTCTTGCAGGTCCAGTGGCGGGTGACGCCGCTGAAGACTCCCCGCCCGTGGCTCCATTGCCCGCGCTGCGACGCCCGGACGCCCTTCGTCAGCAGCGGCAAGTTCCGGGTCAACGCCCAGAAGAAGCGCCTCGATGCCTGGCTGGTCTATCGCTGCGCCCGGTGCGAGCAGAGCTGGAACTTTCCGCTGCTGGAGCGTTGCCCGGTCAATGGCATCGAGCCCGCCACACTGCGCGCGCTGACGGAGAACGATGCGGCGCTCGCCTGGCATCATGCCTTCGACCTGACGCGGCTGGGCCGGCACAGCAGCCAGATCGAGAGTTTCGCGGAACTCTCGGTCGAGAAGCAGTTGCTGTCGCCGCGCGATGGCGTCGCGACGCATGCCGAGATCGCGATCGCCGCGCCCTACGATTGCGGAGTGCGGCTCGACAAGCTTCTCGCAAGCGAGTTCGGCCTGTCTCGAAGCGCGATCGAGCGGCTGGCCGACGCGAAGGCGTTGATCGTTCTGCCGGCGAGCCGTCGCACGCTGAAGCAGGGGGCCCGCGATGGGCAGAAGATCACGCTGGATTTGGGGGCACCTGCTTTCGCCGAGCCCTCGATGCTCACGAGACTTTGGGCTGCTCCTTCGACACCGGAGGCACCTCGGCCGTGA
- the ydiK gene encoding AI-2E family transporter YdiK, protein MADVRHDLTRITLAILFIAALIGVSLWILGPFLPAVVWATTLVIATWPIMHQVQARLWNSRALAVIIMTLALLLVFVVPFWLAIGTIVKNSDRILAWAESVATMTMPPPPAWLGDLPFIGPRAVEAWQKIADIGLQDVLQRVRPYAAMVTQWFIGAVGSFGMVLIQFLLTVAISAVMYARGERAAAAVLRFGHRLAGERGAQSVRLAAQAIRGVALGVVVTALVQAAIGGIGLAVAGVPFAAVLTALMFMMCIAQIGPTLVLAPAVIWMYAGGDYSWATVLLVFSVLAISLDNVLRPILIKMGADLPLLLVLTGVIGGLIAFGLIGIFIGPTVLAVGYTLLQAWMDEDVTAEVPPVSKEQPKVS, encoded by the coding sequence ATGGCAGATGTCAGGCATGATCTGACCCGGATTACGCTGGCCATCCTCTTCATTGCCGCCCTGATCGGGGTTTCGCTCTGGATCCTCGGGCCCTTCCTGCCGGCGGTCGTCTGGGCGACGACACTGGTTATCGCGACCTGGCCGATCATGCACCAGGTCCAGGCCCGGCTCTGGAACAGCCGCGCGCTGGCGGTCATCATCATGACGCTCGCCCTGCTGCTCGTCTTCGTCGTGCCGTTCTGGCTCGCGATCGGGACGATCGTCAAAAACTCCGACCGGATCCTCGCCTGGGCGGAGTCCGTTGCGACCATGACCATGCCGCCGCCCCCGGCCTGGCTCGGCGATCTTCCCTTCATCGGCCCGCGGGCGGTAGAAGCCTGGCAGAAGATCGCCGACATCGGCCTTCAGGACGTGCTGCAGCGGGTCAGGCCCTACGCCGCCATGGTCACGCAGTGGTTCATCGGCGCGGTCGGCAGCTTCGGCATGGTCTTGATTCAATTCCTGCTCACGGTCGCGATCTCGGCCGTCATGTATGCGCGGGGCGAACGCGCTGCCGCCGCGGTGTTGCGCTTCGGCCATCGCCTGGCTGGAGAGCGCGGCGCCCAGTCGGTCAGGCTCGCTGCGCAGGCCATCCGGGGCGTGGCGTTGGGCGTGGTGGTGACGGCGCTGGTGCAGGCCGCCATCGGCGGCATCGGTCTGGCGGTCGCCGGCGTTCCCTTCGCGGCCGTGCTCACCGCCCTCATGTTCATGATGTGCATCGCGCAGATCGGCCCCACGCTCGTGTTGGCACCTGCCGTGATCTGGATGTATGCCGGCGGCGACTACAGCTGGGCCACGGTGCTGCTGGTGTTCAGCGTCCTCGCCATCAGCCTCGACAACGTGCTGCGCCCGATCCTCATCAAGATGGGGGCCGATCTGCCGCTGCTCCTCGTCCTCACCGGCGTGATCGGCGGGCTGATCGCCTTCGGCCTGATCGGGATCTTCATCGGCCCGACGGTGCTCGCCGTCGGCTACACGCTGCTGCAGGCCTGGATGGACGAGGATGTCACGGCCGAGGTGCCTCCGGTGTCGAAGGAGCAGCCCAAAGTCTCGTGA
- a CDS encoding methyltransferase yields the protein MTDPMAPETIQRLQAGIPTALAMLAGMQLEVFTHLAAGPRRSTELAASLGVDEERLSRLLYALVIAELLEYRDDGFANRPEAARFLVKGQPGYIGGMHELLSQLWHADMLTAKSIRSGHPAALHDYAAVSDEEMAAMLRGMHPSAVSAAQDFMRHFDFSQCRSVVDIGGGSGGLVATLCAAHPGLQGTLFDLPRTASLAAPILKETPGGDRVSIEHGDIVRASPRGEHDAVVLRALVQVLSRDAAARAIANAARALRAGGTIYIAGGGILDDDRLAPRAAVFLNVTFMNLYPAGASYTESQHREWLAAAGCGPLRRVTLPSGGGIIAARKLG from the coding sequence GTGACCGATCCGATGGCGCCAGAGACGATCCAGCGGCTGCAGGCCGGTATTCCTACGGCCCTGGCCATGCTCGCCGGCATGCAACTCGAGGTTTTCACCCATCTGGCGGCGGGGCCTCGGCGTTCCACCGAACTGGCGGCGTCATTGGGCGTCGACGAGGAGCGGCTGTCGCGCCTGCTCTATGCCCTGGTGATTGCCGAGCTGCTGGAGTATCGCGACGACGGCTTCGCCAACCGCCCGGAAGCGGCCCGGTTCCTGGTCAAGGGGCAGCCGGGCTATATCGGCGGCATGCATGAGCTGTTGAGCCAGCTCTGGCATGCCGACATGCTGACGGCGAAATCGATCCGATCCGGGCACCCCGCGGCGCTGCATGACTATGCGGCCGTCTCCGATGAAGAGATGGCGGCGATGCTGCGCGGCATGCATCCGAGTGCCGTCAGCGCCGCGCAGGATTTCATGCGGCATTTCGATTTCTCGCAATGCCGGTCGGTGGTCGACATCGGGGGCGGCTCGGGCGGGCTGGTGGCGACCTTGTGCGCGGCGCATCCGGGATTGCAGGGCACGCTCTTCGATCTGCCGCGCACGGCGTCTCTGGCGGCTCCGATCCTCAAAGAGACGCCCGGCGGCGACCGCGTCTCGATCGAGCACGGAGACATCGTCCGGGCCTCGCCGCGGGGCGAGCATGATGCGGTCGTCTTGCGCGCCCTGGTGCAAGTCCTGTCGCGGGATGCTGCGGCTCGCGCCATCGCCAACGCCGCCAGGGCGCTGCGAGCCGGCGGAACGATCTATATCGCCGGCGGTGGCATTCTCGACGACGACCGGCTGGCGCCGCGGGCGGCGGTCTTCCTGAATGTGACCTTCATGAATCTCTACCCCGCTGGCGCGTCTTATACGGAATCCCAGCATCGGGAATGGTTGGCCGCGGCGGGATGCGGCCCGCTGCGCCGGGTCACCTTGCCCAGCGGAGGCGGCATCATCGCCGCCAGGAAGCTCGGCTGA
- a CDS encoding trimethylamine methyltransferase family protein yields the protein MTESGRDRRMRERRTGHPHQLSWRRIVNRMRPVEILDQDQIERIHAASLRLLWDLGMEFQNREALEILERNGCKVDFDSGMVRYPREVVEHFVGLAPSKAEIYSWNPERRVGVGEGEIMFCGVGGPPNCSDLERGRRPGTYQDQCDLIRLEQSLNVLHCCGGTPVEAMDLPADSRHLDTLFAFLTLTDRPFFGRAIGRTRLADAVAMVAIARGQEPDALAAEPGIMSVVNINSPRRVDKEMAAGLMQLARSRQPAIVTPFTLQGAMSPVTFAGALVQQNAEALGGIAFHQMVQAGAPVLYGGFTSNVDMKSGAPAFGTPEYARAVLAGGQMARRYNLPYRTSNVNASNTVDAQAAYESQMSIWSAIMGGANLIHHAAGWMEGGLCASFEKMVLDAEMLQMMGEFLRPVVVDEDQIAFSAQVEVGVGGHFFGAAHTMERFETAFYQPLLSDWRSYENWREAGGLDATQRALKIWKSLLASYQPPPLAPDRREALQAYVSRRKEEIGKKGLE from the coding sequence GTGACCGAATCCGGACGCGACCGGCGCATGCGCGAGCGGCGCACGGGCCATCCGCACCAGCTCTCCTGGCGGCGGATCGTCAATCGCATGCGCCCCGTCGAGATCCTCGATCAGGACCAGATCGAGCGGATCCATGCCGCGAGCCTGCGGCTGCTCTGGGACCTGGGCATGGAGTTCCAGAACCGCGAGGCGCTGGAAATCCTGGAACGCAACGGCTGCAAGGTGGATTTCGACAGCGGCATGGTCCGGTATCCGCGCGAGGTGGTGGAGCATTTCGTTGGGCTCGCCCCGTCCAAAGCCGAGATTTATAGCTGGAACCCAGAACGGCGCGTCGGCGTCGGCGAGGGCGAGATCATGTTCTGCGGTGTCGGCGGCCCGCCCAACTGCTCCGACCTGGAACGGGGCCGGCGTCCCGGCACCTATCAGGACCAGTGCGACCTGATCCGCCTCGAGCAGTCGCTGAACGTGCTCCATTGCTGTGGCGGCACGCCGGTCGAGGCAATGGATTTGCCGGCGGATTCGCGCCATCTCGACACGCTCTTCGCCTTCCTCACCCTGACCGATCGGCCCTTCTTCGGCCGCGCCATCGGGCGGACCCGGCTGGCCGATGCCGTCGCGATGGTGGCGATCGCACGCGGGCAGGAGCCCGACGCGCTGGCGGCCGAGCCCGGCATCATGTCGGTGGTGAACATCAACTCGCCGCGCCGGGTGGACAAGGAAATGGCCGCGGGCCTGATGCAGCTCGCCCGCTCGCGCCAGCCTGCGATCGTGACGCCCTTCACGCTCCAGGGCGCCATGAGCCCGGTCACCTTCGCAGGCGCCCTGGTGCAGCAGAACGCCGAGGCCCTGGGCGGCATCGCCTTCCACCAGATGGTACAGGCCGGCGCGCCCGTGCTCTATGGGGGCTTCACCTCGAATGTCGATATGAAATCGGGCGCGCCCGCCTTCGGCACGCCCGAATATGCGCGCGCGGTCCTGGCCGGCGGCCAGATGGCGCGGCGCTACAACCTGCCCTACCGCACCTCGAACGTGAACGCCTCCAACACGGTCGACGCGCAGGCGGCCTATGAGAGCCAGATGTCGATCTGGTCGGCGATCATGGGCGGCGCCAATCTCATCCATCACGCCGCCGGCTGGATGGAGGGCGGTCTCTGCGCTTCTTTCGAAAAGATGGTGCTCGACGCCGAGATGCTGCAGATGATGGGCGAGTTCCTGCGGCCCGTGGTCGTGGACGAGGACCAGATCGCCTTCTCCGCGCAGGTCGAGGTGGGTGTAGGCGGCCATTTCTTCGGCGCGGCCCATACGATGGAGAGGTTCGAAACGGCCTTCTATCAGCCGCTCCTCTCCGACTGGCGCAGCTACGAGAATTGGCGCGAGGCCGGCGGCCTCGACGCCACCCAGCGCGCACTCAAGATCTGGAAGTCGCTGCTGGCAAGCTACCAGCCGCCGCCTTTGGCTCCGGACCGCCGCGAGGCGCTGCAGGCCTATGTGAGCCGGCGGAAGGAAGAGATCGGCAAGAAGGGATTGGAGTAA
- a CDS encoding NAD(P)/FAD-dependent oxidoreductase, with the protein MTAMKGAQVVIVGGGVTGLSAGWWLARLGAEVLVLEKGIVGWEASGRNGGGASHSFSPLFLEEQRLWPQMDELLGYPTEFQPYRVRIGLTEENMAMFKRQMAIAARQGFKADVLTPDQVRELVPLAGDNVIGGAFYHYGGHANPQRTVQAYAWALQDRGGRILQHCAVTGFLTRGGRVTGVATDRGEFGCDNLVIAAGPQLGQIAAQLGAEVPVAPARAEMIVTEPLPLMKHGGTDGNALYGRQTLRGNLVFGGGPHEWLEEAPPGARAATTPLTRNLAGRLLELFPKAAHVRMIRSWAGIVENTPDGRPILDRLKTYPNAVVATMSSIGFGLSPASGRAIAELVLRGHCDFADLTSCRLDRFANLDPDWRRDRGWIQADAPTSAPAQA; encoded by the coding sequence ATGACCGCCATGAAGGGTGCCCAGGTGGTGATCGTCGGCGGTGGCGTGACGGGCCTGAGCGCCGGCTGGTGGCTCGCGCGCCTGGGCGCCGAGGTGCTGGTGCTGGAGAAGGGCATCGTCGGCTGGGAGGCCTCGGGCCGCAATGGCGGCGGCGCCAGCCATTCCTTCAGCCCCCTGTTCCTCGAAGAGCAGCGGCTCTGGCCGCAGATGGACGAGTTGCTCGGCTATCCCACCGAGTTCCAGCCCTACCGCGTGCGCATCGGCCTGACCGAAGAGAACATGGCGATGTTCAAACGTCAGATGGCGATTGCCGCGCGCCAGGGCTTCAAGGCCGATGTGCTGACTCCCGACCAGGTGCGCGAGCTGGTGCCGCTCGCGGGCGACAATGTCATCGGCGGCGCCTTCTATCATTATGGCGGCCACGCCAATCCTCAGCGCACGGTGCAGGCCTATGCCTGGGCCTTGCAGGATCGGGGCGGCCGCATCCTGCAGCATTGCGCCGTGACCGGGTTTCTCACCCGCGGCGGACGTGTCACCGGTGTGGCGACCGACCGCGGCGAATTCGGCTGCGACAATCTCGTCATCGCGGCCGGACCGCAACTCGGCCAAATCGCGGCCCAGCTCGGCGCCGAGGTCCCGGTGGCGCCGGCGCGCGCCGAGATGATCGTGACCGAGCCGCTGCCGCTGATGAAGCATGGCGGCACCGACGGCAACGCGCTCTATGGCCGCCAGACCCTGCGCGGCAATCTCGTCTTCGGCGGCGGGCCGCATGAATGGCTCGAGGAGGCGCCGCCGGGCGCCCGCGCCGCGACGACACCCTTGACGCGCAATCTGGCCGGGCGCCTGCTCGAGCTCTTCCCCAAGGCGGCGCATGTCCGCATGATCCGCAGCTGGGCCGGCATCGTCGAAAACACGCCCGACGGACGGCCGATCCTGGATCGGCTCAAGACCTATCCCAATGCGGTGGTCGCGACCATGTCGAGCATCGGCTTCGGACTCTCGCCGGCAAGCGGCCGCGCCATCGCCGAGCTGGTGTTGCGCGGCCACTGCGACTTCGCCGACCTCACCTCCTGCCGCCTCGATCGTTTCGCCAATCTCGATCCGGACTGGCGCCGCGACCGGGGCTGGATCCAGGCCGACGCGCCGACGAGCGCGCCGGCACAGGCTTGA
- a CDS encoding NAD(P)/FAD-dependent oxidoreductase codes for MSAFIDPYSVGGKTPEIAEHAAVLVIGAGDTGMAAAIDAARSGTRTVLIDEHPLDPSLFGLDVPFHFGQRANGSVQNQGRALDQIARSRSRLDEAFEAGVDVRLGVTAWAGFVNGPTAHGLPKPVIALADLNRSWLMSFDKLIVAAGRRDLGFAFPGWELPGVMGAAALHALIHRYHAFAGRRILVLGGGRLGFGTALDARREGFDVAAIVEAAPAFSAPKDMIEAAETAGIALHAASTIARAEGSAAGIGRAHVVALDDALAPIAGSERTIDCDTICLALGAVPNIELLDQLGCKLTYRANQGGHVPLLTPDGKTSLQGVFAIGDCAGIASDEDGPQRLQTWTRAALAVGGLDVAVCQCEEVTRRDLLEVRPPRYLDRDSAGLRARNLQTLLADGPVNQDQIKRLTRAGMGTCQGRRCREQVTALLALAGGIAPEAVPLPSYRAPLRPLPLSVLRDGHEHPGMRSGWDVWFGIDGQFDPYWTIER; via the coding sequence ATGAGCGCCTTCATCGATCCCTATTCCGTCGGCGGCAAGACCCCCGAGATCGCCGAGCATGCGGCCGTTCTGGTGATCGGCGCCGGCGACACCGGCATGGCTGCGGCGATCGATGCAGCAAGATCCGGCACGCGGACCGTCCTGATCGACGAGCATCCGCTCGACCCTTCCCTCTTCGGCCTCGACGTCCCGTTCCATTTCGGCCAGCGCGCCAATGGCTCGGTGCAGAACCAGGGCCGCGCGCTCGACCAGATCGCCAGGTCGCGGTCGCGCCTCGACGAGGCTTTCGAGGCCGGAGTCGATGTGCGGCTCGGCGTCACCGCCTGGGCCGGCTTCGTCAACGGTCCGACCGCGCACGGCCTGCCGAAGCCGGTGATCGCGCTCGCGGACCTCAACCGGTCCTGGCTGATGAGCTTCGACAAGCTCATCGTGGCCGCCGGCCGTCGCGATCTCGGTTTCGCCTTCCCCGGCTGGGAGCTGCCCGGTGTCATGGGTGCCGCGGCCCTTCATGCGCTGATCCATCGTTACCACGCCTTCGCCGGCCGCCGGATCCTGGTGCTGGGCGGCGGCCGGCTCGGCTTCGGGACCGCCCTCGATGCGAGGCGTGAAGGATTCGACGTTGCCGCGATCGTCGAAGCCGCGCCCGCTTTCTCGGCGCCGAAGGACATGATCGAGGCGGCAGAGACGGCTGGCATCGCACTCCATGCCGCCTCGACGATCGCTCGGGCCGAAGGCAGCGCCGCCGGCATCGGGCGCGCGCATGTCGTGGCCCTCGATGATGCGCTCGCGCCGATCGCCGGCAGCGAACGCACAATCGACTGCGACACGATCTGCCTCGCCCTGGGTGCCGTGCCCAATATCGAGCTGCTCGACCAGCTCGGTTGCAAGCTGACCTATCGCGCCAACCAGGGCGGTCATGTGCCGCTGCTCACTCCTGACGGAAAAACATCGCTCCAGGGCGTGTTCGCGATCGGCGATTGCGCCGGCATCGCCTCGGACGAGGACGGCCCGCAAAGGCTGCAGACCTGGACCAGGGCAGCGCTCGCGGTCGGCGGCCTCGACGTGGCCGTTTGCCAATGCGAGGAGGTCACGCGGCGCGATCTGCTCGAGGTTCGGCCGCCGCGCTATCTCGACCGCGACAGCGCCGGCCTTCGCGCGCGGAACCTGCAGACCTTGCTGGCGGACGGCCCGGTCAACCAGGACCAGATCAAGCGATTGACCCGCGCCGGCATGGGTACCTGCCAGGGTCGGCGCTGCCGCGAGCAGGTGACGGCGCTGCTGGCGCTGGCCGGCGGCATCGCGCCGGAAGCGGTGCCGCTGCCGAGCTACCGCGCGCCCTTGCGTCCGCTGCCGCTCTCGGTGCTGCGGGACGGCCATGAGCATCCCGGCATGCGCTCGGGCTGGGATGTCTGGTTCGGCATCGACGGCCAGTTCGATCCTTATTGGACGATCGAGCGATGA
- a CDS encoding DUF3616 domain-containing protein, producing the protein MSWFAETPSRLEARMKLSTVPLDYGSLGAAAAHRQQHLITNISTVAQAGAHLWLASDEGFSVERLSWDGRRYGKAASYDLSFYFPLPKGDKEIDIEALSIDRDRLWIAGSHSLVRPKPDPDALSQDFLKDLAIIARRPRRYLIGRLALSDGGGKILSPPDGRAPCLPFEKAGNSLTHALGTDRHLSSFMGLPDKENGLDIEGLAAKGDALFLGLRGPVIRGHAVILQIALEDAKSGLKLACIGARRAPYRKFFLDLGGLGIRDLTMESEDLIIIAGPTMGLTGPWAVWRWKKALGARREGLVDSDALKLVSGLDFAGPERPEGITRFLHPDGRRGWLVVYDGPAKSRVKKGIYRADFFS; encoded by the coding sequence ATGTCATGGTTCGCCGAAACTCCAAGCCGCCTCGAGGCCCGCATGAAGCTCTCCACCGTTCCCCTCGACTATGGTTCTCTCGGCGCCGCCGCGGCCCATCGCCAGCAGCATCTCATCACCAACATATCGACCGTGGCCCAGGCTGGCGCGCATCTCTGGCTCGCCTCGGACGAGGGCTTCTCGGTCGAGCGGCTTTCCTGGGACGGGCGCCGCTACGGCAAGGCCGCGAGCTATGACCTCTCCTTCTATTTCCCGCTGCCGAAGGGCGACAAGGAGATCGATATCGAGGCCCTGTCGATCGATCGCGATCGGCTCTGGATCGCGGGCTCCCATAGCCTCGTGCGTCCGAAACCCGATCCCGACGCGCTCTCGCAGGATTTCCTGAAGGACCTGGCCATCATCGCGCGACGGCCTCGGCGCTACCTGATCGGCCGGCTCGCGCTTTCGGATGGCGGCGGCAAGATTCTCTCACCGCCGGATGGGAGGGCTCCTTGTCTCCCATTCGAGAAAGCCGGCAACAGCCTGACGCATGCGCTCGGCACCGATCGCCATCTCTCATCCTTCATGGGGCTGCCCGACAAGGAGAACGGCCTCGATATCGAAGGATTGGCTGCCAAGGGCGACGCGCTGTTTCTCGGCCTGCGCGGCCCGGTCATCCGCGGCCACGCGGTGATTCTCCAAATCGCGCTGGAGGATGCGAAAAGCGGATTGAAGCTTGCCTGCATCGGTGCCCGCCGCGCTCCTTACCGGAAGTTCTTTCTCGATCTGGGCGGGCTGGGAATCCGCGATCTCACGATGGAGAGCGAGGATCTGATCATCATCGCCGGCCCGACAATGGGATTGACGGGACCGTGGGCGGTATGGCGCTGGAAGAAAGCGCTGGGCGCGCGCCGCGAAGGGCTGGTCGACAGCGATGCGCTCAAGCTGGTGTCCGGTCTGGACTTCGCCGGCCCCGAGCGACCCGAAGGCATCACCCGGTTCCTGCATCCGGACGGGCGCCGGGGATGGCTGGTGGTCTATGACGGGCCCGCCAAATCGCGCGTAAAGAAGGGCATCTATCGCGCCGACTTCTTCAGCTAG
- a CDS encoding LacI family DNA-binding transcriptional regulator translates to MRTTIADIAREAGVSTATVDRVLNKREGVKLRTRDRVLTAAERLGYLEGGTLLDPQSEIELDFVLPGGSNTFMTMLAGHLEEMAAQRQKDAHIRVHLIEGFNPDALAARLHAIRGQTHGVGVIALDHPTVREAIRNLSVEGVPVLTLVSDISNVPRVGYVGVDNRAAGRLAGHLLGRFMGAGRGKVALFAGSLSYRGHEEREMGFRHMLAEAFPALTIVELREIRDDSQRAYQEARTLLRTYTDLGGIYNIGAGNRGIAQALEESGRARQVVFIGHELTEYTRRFLLSGIMDAVIDQNPRVEAREAVDRLIRAARNDDSQRAVPVRIQAIFRENIPEI, encoded by the coding sequence ATGCGAACCACGATTGCCGATATCGCGCGCGAAGCCGGCGTCTCCACGGCGACGGTCGACCGCGTGCTGAACAAGCGCGAGGGGGTGAAGTTGCGCACCCGCGACCGCGTGCTCACGGCCGCGGAACGGCTGGGCTATCTGGAAGGCGGCACCCTGCTCGACCCGCAGAGCGAGATCGAGCTCGACTTCGTCCTGCCCGGCGGCTCCAACACCTTCATGACGATGCTGGCCGGCCATCTCGAGGAGATGGCGGCGCAACGACAGAAGGATGCGCATATCCGCGTCCATCTGATCGAGGGCTTCAATCCCGATGCGCTGGCGGCGCGTCTGCACGCGATCCGCGGCCAGACCCATGGCGTCGGCGTCATCGCGCTCGATCATCCGACCGTGCGCGAGGCGATCCGCAATCTGTCGGTCGAGGGCGTGCCGGTCCTGACGCTGGTCTCGGACATCTCGAACGTGCCGCGCGTCGGCTATGTCGGCGTCGACAATCGCGCCGCGGGCCGCCTCGCCGGCCATCTGCTCGGACGCTTCATGGGGGCAGGCCGCGGCAAGGTCGCGCTGTTTGCGGGGTCGCTCAGCTATCGCGGCCATGAAGAGCGCGAGATGGGCTTTCGTCATATGCTGGCCGAGGCCTTCCCGGCCCTCACCATCGTCGAGTTGCGCGAGATCCGCGACGATTCCCAGCGCGCCTATCAGGAGGCGCGGACCCTGCTGCGCACCTATACGGATCTCGGCGGCATCTACAATATCGGCGCCGGCAATCGCGGCATCGCTCAGGCGCTCGAGGAATCGGGGCGCGCGCGCCAGGTCGTGTTCATCGGCCATGAGCTGACCGAATATACCCGCCGCTTCCTCCTCTCCGGCATCATGGATGCGGTGATCGATCAGAACCCCCGGGTCGAGGCACGCGAGGCGGTCGACCGCCTCATCCGCGCCGCCCGCAACGACGACAGCCAGCGCGCGGTCCCCGTGCGCATCCAGGCGATCTTCCGCGAGAATATTCCGGAGATCTGA
- a CDS encoding extracellular solute-binding protein, which translates to MAVSAKTPGLRSSLSRRRVLKAAGSTAAITAAVGIAPRFLTIRSAHADTGLASGMVGGPTGFPGAERYQYGPDTPEARAIEALKAMVGAGKAPKKLNMMLSDGSVGQLTKAFPDGAPAVKDLFEKETGIALDIVGVPSGQEFTKTMQDISTKGGSFDVYATEWNRLGDLAETNGLVKMDEFVEKYRPQWNEPGRGYVGGRQGVALLNEYRGHTYGVALDGDFQCWVYRKDLFESADEQSAFKSKYGYDLAFPTTWKQMDDVATFFHRPDKGLFGCTDLRNQGWGYTNWYQRFCSTASPNQYLFKDDGTPLINSEHGILATQEYVDSLKYHSPDAISWGWPEQYGNMAAGGAAMTCAFSNMPKFLDNPGNEGSKVTGKLASSKPPGREIDGKIVSRSVLWLNMTASISAQGKHAEVCYLLLQWLGSSRIYSWMTANPAGYFDPFQLANFSDPLVQETYHAYHVKTIQETIARAVPTINYPGATAYHNALDENLVAALTKSKTPEQAMNDTEKEWKKITRRIGEEKIVEAIKTNKAAWPTILD; encoded by the coding sequence ATGGCCGTGAGTGCCAAGACACCCGGACTGCGTTCATCGCTGAGCCGTCGCCGCGTTCTGAAGGCGGCGGGTTCGACGGCTGCCATTACGGCAGCGGTTGGGATCGCGCCTCGTTTCCTCACCATCCGCTCCGCGCATGCCGATACGGGCCTGGCGAGTGGGATGGTTGGCGGGCCGACCGGATTTCCGGGCGCCGAGCGCTACCAATATGGTCCCGACACGCCCGAGGCTCGCGCGATCGAAGCCCTCAAGGCGATGGTCGGCGCCGGCAAGGCGCCGAAGAAGCTCAACATGATGCTGTCCGACGGATCGGTCGGCCAGCTCACCAAGGCGTTCCCGGACGGGGCGCCCGCGGTGAAGGACCTGTTCGAGAAGGAAACCGGCATCGCGCTCGATATCGTCGGCGTTCCGTCCGGTCAGGAATTCACCAAGACGATGCAGGACATCTCGACCAAGGGCGGGTCCTTCGACGTCTATGCGACGGAGTGGAACCGGCTGGGCGATCTGGCCGAGACCAATGGCCTCGTCAAGATGGACGAGTTCGTCGAGAAATATCGCCCGCAATGGAACGAGCCGGGCCGCGGCTATGTCGGCGGCAGGCAGGGCGTGGCGCTGCTCAACGAATATCGCGGTCATACCTACGGCGTGGCGCTCGACGGCGACTTCCAATGCTGGGTCTACCGCAAGGACCTGTTCGAGAGCGCCGACGAGCAGTCGGCCTTCAAGTCCAAATATGGCTATGACCTGGCCTTCCCGACCACCTGGAAGCAGATGGACGACGTGGCGACCTTCTTCCACCGTCCGGACAAGGGCCTGTTCGGCTGCACCGATCTGCGCAACCAGGGCTGGGGCTACACCAACTGGTATCAGCGCTTCTGCTCGACCGCCTCGCCCAACCAGTATCTCTTCAAGGATGACGGGACGCCGCTGATCAACTCGGAGCACGGCATCCTGGCGACCCAGGAATATGTCGACAGCCTGAAATACCATTCGCCCGACGCGATCTCGTGGGGCTGGCCGGAGCAGTATGGCAACATGGCGGCCGGCGGTGCCGCCATGACCTGCGCCTTCTCCAACATGCCGAAGTTCCTCGACAACCCCGGCAACGAGGGTTCGAAGGTGACGGGCAAGCTCGCCTCCTCGAAGCCGCCGGGACGCGAGATCGACGGCAAGATCGTCAGCCGCTCGGTGCTGTGGCTCAACATGACGGCTTCGATCTCGGCCCAGGGCAAGCATGCGGAGGTCTGCTACCTGCTGCTGCAATGGCTGGGCTCGAGCCGGATCTACAGCTGGATGACCGCCAACCCGGCCGGTTATTTCGATCCGTTCCAGCTCGCCAATTTCTCGGACCCGCTGGTGCAGGAGACCTATCACGCCTACCACGTGAAGACGATCCAGGAGACGATCGCCCGCGCGGTGCCGACGATCAACTATCCGGGTGCGACCGCCTATCACAATGCGCTCGACGAGAATCTCGTGGCCGCTCTCACCAAGTCGAAGACGCCGGAGCAGGCGATGAACGACACGGAGAAGGAGTGGAAGAAGATCACGCGGCGCATCGGCGAGGAAAAGATCGTCGAGGCGATCAAGACCAACAAGGCCGCCTGGCCCACCATCCTGGACTGA